From Rutidosis leptorrhynchoides isolate AG116_Rl617_1_P2 chromosome 3, CSIRO_AGI_Rlap_v1, whole genome shotgun sequence, a single genomic window includes:
- the LOC139901510 gene encoding uncharacterized protein yields MTPQLASFSKTNKTVCKKTSHSTHGGIKCAQRPLEEIYSIRVEKNVSKQRLDELGVSKWSTWKTGKCNVPWDWHVDQLVYIEEGEVRVVPEGSERHMSFVAGDLVRYPKWFEADLWFNGYYQERYSFRAYGDD; encoded by the coding sequence ATGACTCCCCAATTGGCCTCATTCTCTAAAACCAACAAAACAGTGTGTAAAAAAACTTCACATTCTACACATGGCGGGATCAAATGTGCACAGAGACCATTGGAGGAGATATACAGCATACGGGTCGAAAAGAACGTGTCAAAACAGCGATTGGATGAGCTCGGAGTGTCGAAATGGTCAACTTGGAAGACGGGAAAATGCAACGTTCCATGGGATTGGCATGTTGACCAATTGGTTTATATTGAAGAAGGTGAAGTTAGAGTTGTGCCTGAAGGAAGTGAAAGACACATGAGTTTTGTGGCGGGTGATTTGGTACGATATCCGAAATGGTTTGAAGCTGACCTCTGGTTTAATGGGTATTATCAAGAGCGATATAGTTTCCGTGCTTATGGTGATGATTAG